The following coding sequences are from one Gossypium raimondii isolate GPD5lz chromosome 4, ASM2569854v1, whole genome shotgun sequence window:
- the LOC105780475 gene encoding serine carboxypeptidase-like 34: KLIKIAGPGCSSVGIGEAEEVGPFFPQKDEQTLKLNPHRWNKAANLLFIESPVGVGFSYTNTSIDLYQLGDEITANDSYTFLVNWFKRFPQFKSHDFYIAGESYAGHYVPQLAEVIFDNNKHVPESNYINLKGCMVGNALMDDETDQTGMVDYAWDHAVISDRVYNNIKIKCNFSRPNPTQDCKKALNAYFDVYYIIDMYNLYIPTCVSNSSISSNRQHPVIQGVAPQIFSKFDGWHKRLAGYDPCAPNYTKVYLNRPDVQKALHANVTNISYPWTQCSEIVPVWGDSPASLLPTLKKLIAGGIRIWVLSGDTDGRIPVTSTRLTLNKLWLKINKEWTPWYTHHKQVGGWTIEYEGLMFVSIRGAGHQVPSFKPRQALQIVRHFLANKKLSSTPFSQGSEFGKHSSSFFKQTLL; the protein is encoded by the exons aaattaattaaaattgcaGGCCCTGGATGTTCATCCGTTGGAATTGGCGAAGCAGAGGAGGTGGGGCCTTTCTTCCCTCAGAAAGATGAACAAACCCTGAAGCTTAACCCACATAGatggaacaaag CCGCCAACTTATTGTTTATTGAATCTCCCGTTGGTGTTGGGTTTTCTTATACCAACACAAGCATTGATCTTTATCAACTTGGTGATGAAATTACAG CCAACGACTCCTACACATTTCTTGTCAACTGGTTCAAAAGGTTCCCACAATTCAAGTCCCATGACTTTTACATTGCTGGTGAAAGCTATgctg gtCACTATGTTCCTCAACTAGCTGAGGTTATTTTCGACAACAACAAGCATGTTCCTGAGTCTAATTACATTAATCTAAAAGGGTGCATG GTAGGGAATGCATTAATGGACGATGAAACGGATCAAACAGGAATGGTGGATTATGCATGGGATCATGCAGTGATATCCGATAGGGTTTACaataacatcaaaattaaatgtaatttcaGCCGTCCAAACCCAACTCAGGATTGCAAAAAAGCCCTTAATGCCTATTTTGATGTCTACTACATCATCGACATGTATAATTTGTACATTCCCACTTGTGTTAGCAACTCTAGCATCAGCAGTAATCGACAACACCCCGTGATTCAAGGCGTCGCACctcaaatattttctaaattc GATGGATGGCACAAAAGACTGGCAGGATATGACCCTTGTGCACCAAACTACActaaagtttatttaaataGGCCAGATGTTCAGAAAGCACTTCATGCCAACGTTACCAACATATCTTACCCATGGACTCAATGCAg TGAAATTGTCCCAGTCTGGGGGGATTCACCAGCTTCTTTGCTTCCTACCCTTAAAAAGCTCATAGCCGGAGGCATTCGCATATGGGTTTTAAG TGGAGATACAGACGGGAGAATTCCAGTTACTTCAACTAGACTAACCTTGAATAAACTatggttaaaaataaataaagaatggaCACCTTGGTACACCCACCACAAACAG GTTGGTGGGTGGACGATTGAATATGAAGGGCTTATGTTTGTAAGCATTAGAGGAGCTGGTCATCAAGTTCCATCTTTTAAACCAAGACAAGCTCTTCAAATAGTTAGGCATTTCTTGGCCAATAAGAAATTGTCATCTACACCATTTTCACAAGGAAGTGAATTTGGAAAACATTCTTCATCCTTCTTTAAACAAACATTACTATGA